A single window of Paroedura picta isolate Pp20150507F chromosome 8, Ppicta_v3.0, whole genome shotgun sequence DNA harbors:
- the NRROS gene encoding transforming growth factor beta activator LRRC33, translating into MALIALNIFLCVVFLYTAWGSKPPADQSRCKLEKRSADCNGRWLDSVPADLPAETEELLLDANIIQTLRNASLGQYQFLQSLRLCKNGLELIEPGAFLSSRSLSFLFLANNALCMNYSTTAAALWSLPALRKLDLSGNQLTEEMVATMIQRMPSLESLSLARNAIMRLDDTHLKNLFHLQELDLQQNYIFEIEIGAFESLDRLQYLNLAYNYMPCIVEFDLTQLRVLNISNNRIEWFVAAKNDAIFELETLDLSHNRLLFFPLLPRLNKLQTLLLTHNQMSFYGKLFNDSESTLQLQPLYGNFTNVTTINLWEEISHDALSFLSFLDMSWNQLWYLPEIFFEGMVSLTHLKLNHNCLDTLVIHERETLNSLIHLDLSYNQLMDLQLSLSSEVALSNLRWLNLSNNRLHGLPGEFFTHTAKITTIDLSHNPVEICALRGSSAGSTGPSCINIRNAGSLRNLYLVGCSLKVLGSHVFRDTSLVQLDLSDNPSALVGGLAPLQTVAPSLQVLSLRNTGLSDTNIKVDFDAFQKLRNLDLSENELACFPESLIGLRLSILDLRRNCLHSLPQIFVQNQLGKSLRVIYLSQNPYDCCSLQWWNALHSLRTVYIADMNQITCNYSSRLISAANLPESIVQNCRWLTVDMVLLYLVLALPTCLALLVAFAIIFLTFRQQILQMVKSRYTTSSPY; encoded by the coding sequence gaaaagagaagTGCCGATTGCAATGGGAGGTGGCTGGACTCTGTCCCAGCAGACTTGCCTGCTGAAAccgaggaacttcttctggatgccaACATTATACAGACTCTAAGGAATGCTTCTTTGGGACAATATCAATTCCTGCAGAGCCTCAGACTGTGCAAAAATGGGTTGGAGCtcattgaacctggggccttcctttcctccaggagTCTTAGTTTTCTCTTCCTGGCCaacaatgctctctgcatgaactATTCCACGACAGCAGCTGCTCTATGGTCTTTGCCTGCCTTGAGGAAACTGGACTTATCAGGAAACCAACTCACTGAGGAGATGGTAGCCACAATGATCCAGCGAATGCCCTCCTTAGAGTCTTTGTCTTTGGCCAGGAATGCTATTATGAGGCTGGACGACACTCATTTAAAAAACTTGTTCCATCTGCAGGAGCTGGATTTACAACAGAATTACATCTTTGAAATTGAGATTGGTGCCTTTGAAAGTTTAGACAGGCTGCAGTATCTTAATCTGGCCTACAACTACATGCCTTGCATTGTTGAGTTTGACCTGACTCAACTCCGGGTGCTCAATATCAGTAACAATCGCATTGAATGGTTCGTGGCTGCAAAGAATGATGCCATCTTTGAACTAGAAACACTAGATCTTTCCCACAACCGGCTCCTGttcttcccactgttgccccggCTAAATAAACTGCAAACTCTGCTGCTCACACACAATCAGATGAGTTTTTATGGCAAACTTTTCAATGATTCAGAGAGTACCCTGCAGCTGCAGCCACTGTATGGCAATTTCACCAATGTCACCACCATCAACCTTTGGGAGGAGATCAGCCATGATGCCCTCTCTTTCCTGAGCTTTCTAGACATGAGCTGGAATCAGCTCTGGTACttgcctgaaatattttttgaagGGATGGTTTCCTTAactcacctgaaactcaatcaCAACTGCTTAGACACACTGGTCATTCATGAGAGGGAAACACTAAATTCCCTCATCCATTTGGATCTCAGCTACAATCAGCTCATGGATCTACAGCTGAGCTTGAGTTCAGAAGTGGCTTTATCTAACCTCAGATGGTTAAATCTCAGCAACAACAGACTGCATGGCTTGCCAGGTGAATTTTTTACCCATACAGCAAAGATCACTACAATTGACCTCAGTCACAATCCAGTTGAGATTTGTGCCCTACGTGGAAGTAGCGCTGGCAGTACAGGTCCCAGCTGCATCAATATTAGAAATGCTGGCTCCTTGAGGAATCTCTACTTGGTTGGTTGTAGCCTCAAAGTTTTGGGCAGTCATGTCTTTAGGGATACCTCCTTAGTACAGTTAGACCTTTCTGACAATCCAAGTGCACTTGTGGGTGGTCTGGCACCTCTACAAACTGTGGCACCATCCCTGCAGGTGCTCTCTCTCAGGAACACTGGCCTGTCTGACACAAACATAAAAGTGGACTTTGATGCCTTTCAGAAGCTCAGAAACCTGGACCTGTCTGAAAATGAACTGGCCTGTTTCCCTGAGTCTTTAATAGGCTTGAGACTGAGCATTCTTGATCTCCGGAGAAATTGCCTGCACTCTCTACCTCAAATATTTGTGCAAAATCAGCTTGGGAAGAGTTTGCGTGTGATCTACCTCAGCCAGAATCCCTATGACTGCTGCAGCCTGCAGTGGTGGAATGCCCTTCACAGCCTCCGCACTGTATACATTGCAGACATGAATCAAATCACCTGCAATTACTCCTCCAGGTTAATCAGTGCAGCAAATCTACCAGAATCGATCGTCCAGAATTGCAGGTGGCTCACAGTAGATATGGTGCTGCTTTATCTAGTGCTGGCTCTTCCCACTTGCTTAGCTCTGCTGGTTGCCTTTGCCATCATTTTTCTGACTTTCAGGCAACAGATTCTGCAAATGGTGAAGAGCAGGTATACGACGTCCAGCCCATATTGA
- the CEP19 gene encoding centrosomal protein of 19 kDa isoform X1, with the protein MSFIAKKCGIQLQPPSIILIYEDQIKNNIRKRIMPVRNFSKYSDCSRAAEQLKNNPRHKTYLEGVSMEQLQKLHSLLRFHLGGQRLTQSLKEIQLKEVIDPEENLNKLDDQELAKKKKIMDELFEKNRKKKDDPDFVYNVEVDFPQGEEQESCGWDADSDDEF; encoded by the exons ATGTCTTTCATTGCAAAAAAGTGTGGCATTCAGTTGCAGCCTCCATCTATTATTTTAATTTACGAAGATCAGATCAAGAATAATATACGGAAGCGCATCATGCCTGTTCGAAATTTCTCCAAGTACTCAG ATTGCAGCAGAGCAGCAGAGCAGCTAAAGAATAACCCTCGACACAAGACTTACTTGGAAGGTGTCTCAATGGAACAATTGCAAAAGTTACACAGTTTGCTCAGATTCCATTTGGGAGGACAAAGGTTGACTCAGAGTCTAAAAGAAATTCAGCTAAAGGAAGTAATTGACCCTGAGGAGAATCTGAACAAACTTGATGACCAGGAgcttgccaaaaagaaaaaaataatggatGAGCTATTTGAAAAGAATCGGAAAAAGAAGGATGACCCTGATTTTGTCTACAATGTAGAAGTTGATTTCCCACAAGGTGAGGAGCAAGAATCCTGTGGCTGGGATGCAGATTCAGATGATGAATTTTGA
- the CEP19 gene encoding centrosomal protein of 19 kDa isoform X2, giving the protein MFDQFAKYRNVSTAKGFGRFCLFVPCFAFVIVDCSRAAEQLKNNPRHKTYLEGVSMEQLQKLHSLLRFHLGGQRLTQSLKEIQLKEVIDPEENLNKLDDQELAKKKKIMDELFEKNRKKKDDPDFVYNVEVDFPQGEEQESCGWDADSDDEF; this is encoded by the coding sequence ATGTTTGATCAGTTTGCAAAATACAGGAATGTATCCACAGCCAAAGGTTTTgggaggttttgtttgtttgtacctTGCTTTGCTTTTGTTATTGTAGATTGCAGCAGAGCAGCAGAGCAGCTAAAGAATAACCCTCGACACAAGACTTACTTGGAAGGTGTCTCAATGGAACAATTGCAAAAGTTACACAGTTTGCTCAGATTCCATTTGGGAGGACAAAGGTTGACTCAGAGTCTAAAAGAAATTCAGCTAAAGGAAGTAATTGACCCTGAGGAGAATCTGAACAAACTTGATGACCAGGAgcttgccaaaaagaaaaaaataatggatGAGCTATTTGAAAAGAATCGGAAAAAGAAGGATGACCCTGATTTTGTCTACAATGTAGAAGTTGATTTCCCACAAGGTGAGGAGCAAGAATCCTGTGGCTGGGATGCAGATTCAGATGATGAATTTTGA